The Streptomyces sp. GSL17-111 region CCCGGTCGTGGAGGCCGCCGACGTCCCGACGCCCTACACCGACGGCGCCGCGCCCTACGGCAAGGTGTTCATGGACACCCCGCAGGGCCAGATGGTCTGCTCCGCGACGGTGGTCAAGGACCCGGCGAACCCCGGGAAGTCCGACCTCGTCGCCACCGCCGGGCACTGCGTGCACGGCGGTGAGGGCAAGGGCTGGTTCCGCAACGTCGTCTTCGTGCCGGGCTTCAACCACAAGGGCCTGCCCGCCGAGCAGTTGGAGACCGCCCCCGAGGAGGACGTCCTCCCGCACGGCATCTGGTGGGCCGCCGAGGCCGCCACGACCGAGTACTGGCGCAGCGCCGGCGCCGAGCGCGGTGGGGCGGGTGCCCAGCAGGACTTCGCCGTGCTGAAGGTCAGCCCCGAGGAGGGCGGCAGCGAGACCTCGCTGGAGGAGACGGTCGGTTCGGCCGTGGCGATCAACTTCAGCCTTCCGCAGGTCAGCACGTTGCCCGAGCTCACCGTGCGCGGCTACCCCGCCGCACCGCCGTTCGACGGCAGCTCCATGTTCAGCTGCACGGGCGCGGCCGGCCGGCTCACGATCGACCCCGAGCAGCCCACCATGTACCGCGTCGGCTGCACCATGACCGGCGGATCCTCCGGCGGTGGCTGGGTGGCCCCGGGGCCCGACGGCGACGACCAGCTCTACTCGGTGACGTCCATCGGCCCGCTCACGGCGACGTGGCTGGCCGGTCCGCGGCTCGGCCCGGAGGCCAAGGCCGTCTTCGACTCGCTCAGCTCGTAGCCTCCCGCCGGCGCCGCGACGCGGTGCCGGTGCCAGGTCGATCGGCGCGGGCGGGGTGCGCTCCCGTGCACCCCGCCCGCGCCTTCTGACATCGCGCTCCGCCCGACGTCACGTTCCGCTTGCCGATTTGCCGATTTCCCGAGTTCCGAGGAGAACTCCGCATGCCCGCTGCACGCACGGCCCGCCGCCCCGCCCTCGCCCTCACGGCCGCACTGGCCGCGCTGGCCCTGGCCGCCACGGCCTGCGGCCCCGACGACGCGGACACCGACGCCAAGGCCGGCGTCTCCGCGTCGCCCGCCGCCGAAGGCGGCGAGAAGGACCCGGGGCTCGGCCTGCCCGACGAGCTGCCGGACGATCTGCCCGACTCCCTGAGGGACCTGGAGGGCTGGAAGAAGGGCGGCTGGGAGGACTGGGACAAGGACGGCTGGCTCCGCGACGCCCAGGACTTCGTCAACCCCTACATCGAGGGCCTGTGGGACACCGGCCGCATGCAGGAGGCGGAGGACCACCACAAGGAGGTCAGCGAGGAGGACCTGGCCTCCTCCTCCGCGCGGACCGGCACGGACCCGGCACCGGCGGCGGTCGAGGCGTCCGAGGTGGACCGGCCCTACCACCGGCACGCCGCCCCCGTCGGCAAGGTGTTCATGGACACTCCGAGCGGTCCGATGGTCTGTTCCGGGACGGTCGTCAAGGACCCGAACAACCCGGGCAGGTCCAACCTCGTGGCCACCGCCGGCCACTGCGTGCACGGCGGCGGCGACGCGGGCTGGTTCCGCAACATCATGTTCGTGCCGTCCTACAACGACCGGGGACGCGCGCCGGAGCAGGTGACCGGCGCGCCGTCGCACGAGGTCGCGCCCTACAAGATGTGGTGGGCGGACTGGGCCCAGACGACGTCCTACTGGATCGAGCGCGGCGACGCGCTGCGCGGCGACGCCGGGGCCTCGCAGGACTTCGCCGTGCTACACGTCGAGCCCGAGGACGGTTCGGGGAAGTCGCTGGAGGAGACCGTCGGAAGCGCCCTGCCGATCAACTTCGACGCCCCGGGACCCGACGAGCTGGCCGGGCTCAGCTCCTACGGCTACCCGGCGGCGCCGCCCTACGACGGGGCGCTGATGTACACCTGCACCGACCGTCCCGGACGGCTCACGGTCGACCCCGAGCAGCCGGCGATGTACCGGATCGGGTGCACGATGACCGGCGGCACCTCCGGCGGCGGCATGTACATCGCGGGCCCGGACGGCAAGGCGGAGCTGGTCTCCGTCAACTCGATCGGCCCGCGTCCGGCGACCTGGCTCGCCGGGCCCTACCTCGGTGCCTCGGCCGAGGGCGTCTTCTCCGCGATCAGCGAGAAGTTCGCCGGTCAGGGCTGAGCCGAGGCACCGAGCACCGAGCACCGAGCACCGAGCACGACGGTCCCGGCACTCCACGGAGTGCCGGGACCGTCGGCGTACGCGGCCCGCGCGGCGCGCGGGCGGAGACGTCAGACGTGGGCGAAGGGGCTGCGCACCGTGTCCCCGCCGGGCACCGGAGCCGAGGGGTCCTCCCCCAGCTCCACGATCCGGTTGTCCACGTCCACGTGGACGACGCGGGGCGTGTAGGTGCGGGCCTCGGCGTCGTCCAGCTGCGCGTAGCTGATGAGGATGACGAGGTCACCGGGGTGTACGAGGTGTGCGGCCGCACCGTTGATCCCGATCACGCCGGAGCCCCGCTCGCCCGCGATGGTGTACGTCTCCAGCCGGGCGCCGTTGGTGACGTCGACGATGTGGACCAGCTCGCCGGGCAGCAGGTCGGCGGCGTCCAGCAGGTCCGCGTCCACGGTGACGGACCCGACGTAGTGCAGGTCGGCCTCGGTGACCGTGGCACGGTGGATCTTCGACTTGAACATCGTACGCATCATCGAGGTACTCCTGGATTCGTGCTCCCTGCCTGCGTCGGCGCAGGTCAAGTGCGGTTTCACTGCCCTACAGCGCGCCACCGTGCGGGCGCTTCCCCCCGTTACCACGGCGACCCTCCCAGCCTACGCAACCCCTCTCGAAAGCTCGCCGTGATCACCGTCACGCCGACGACGCCGAGGACGCGGGCACGGTGCCGCCGGATCGGCCAGGAAGCACAGGACGAGCAGGACCAGGGCGGCCCCTCTCAGCACGACGGACTCACCGGAGGTCCGCACCAGCGCGCTCGCGACGAGAGCCAGCTCCAGCACGGCGGCCACGGCGATCGCCGTACGGGCGGACGTGCCGCGGACGCAGGAGCGGAGCAGCGTGCCGCAGGCCCACAGGCCGACCGCGACGACGACACCTCCGACGACCATGGAGATCCGCACCCGATACGCCACGGACTCCGGCGGTTCGTCCAGCGGCGCGAACGCCGCGATGGAGTTGAGGACGAAGGCGAAGACCGCGACGACCGTGCTCTGGGCGAGCAGCACGAGCGCGGTCGCGGCCCGCAGCAGGCGGATTCCTGTGGACACTGCGTTCCTCCCCTGGGCGCGGGTGCGACGACGGTTGCCGCACCGCATCACATCACCGGTGTGCGTGACCGTGCGGCCCTCGGCACGGGCCGCCTCCGAACTCCTGTCGCGCGGCCGGTGGTTCGGATGAGAAGGGGCCGGGGCGGCGACACACCGCGCAGTGGGCGGAGGGGGTTGCACGGCTATGCGCAGTGGTTATCGCGATGTGACGCAACCGTGATGACACCTTCGCGATGTCCCGCCGTTCATCGACCGTTCAGGATCGGTGCCGTGTCGGGTCACTTCGCGCTCCTAGCGTCCAGCGCATCAAGTAATCCTCAGGTCGGCTGGCCCGACCGAATGTTTCGGAAGAGGCAATCGTGAAGCGCAGCACCCGTAGCCGCATCCTCGCTCTGTCGACCGCAGCCGTCCTGTCTCTGAGCCTCGCGGCCTGCGGCTCCTCGAACGAGTCCGACGACGACAACGGCGGCGGTGGCGGCAGCGAGTCGTCGCTCTCCGGCACCCTGTCCGGCGCGGGCGCCAGCTCGCAGGACGCCGCCCAGCAGGCGTGGATGGCCGGGTTCCAGGAGGCGAATCCGGACGTGACGGTCAACTACGACCCGATCGGTTCCGGTGGCGGCCGGGAGCAGTTCCTCGCCGGTGGCTCCGACTTCGGTGGCACGGACGCCTACCTCGACGACGAGGAGGTGGCGAAGGCCACGGAGCGGTGCGGCGAGCTCATCGAGATCCCGGCCTACGTCTCCCCGATCGCGGTCGTCTTCAACGTCGAGGGTGTGGAGGAGCTCAACCTCAAGCCCGGCACCATCGCCCAGATCTTCGACCAGAAGATCACCAAGTGGGACGACCCGGCCATCGCCGAGGACAACCCGGACGTGGAGCTGCCCGACACGGCCATCTCCCCGGTGAACCGCTCCGACGAGTCCGGGACCACGGAGAACTTCGTGGAGTACCTGTCCGCCACCGCCGGGGACGACTGGCCGCACGAGGTCAGCGGTGACTGGCCGGTCGCGGGCGGCGAGGCCGCCCAGGGCACCTCCGGCGTCGTCCAGGCGGTGACGAACGGCACCGGCACGATCGGCTACGCGGACGCCAGCCAGGCCGGTGACCTGGGCACCGTCAACGTCGGCGTGGGCGGGGAGTTCGTCGGCTACTCGCCGGAGGCGGCGGCCAAGGTGGTCGAGGTCTCCGACCGCGTCGAGGGCCGCGGCGAGTACGACTTCGCTTACGACCTGGCCCGGGACACCACCGAGGCGGGCACCTACCCGATCGTCCTGGTCTCCTACGCCATGGCCTGCTCCACCTACGAGGACGAGCAGACCGCCGAGCTGGTGCAGGCGTACCTGGCCTACATGGTCAGCGAGGAGGGCCAGGCGGCCGCCGCCGAGGCGGCGGGCTCCGCGCCGCTGTCGGACACGCTGCGCGAGCAGGCCGAGAAGGCCATCGAGGCCATCTCGGCGGGCTGACCCGGCCGACCCCGCCCGGGCGGTCCGCGGCACGACGCGGACCGCCCGGGCACCGGCGAGTCAACCGCCGGTTCACCCGCACGTGCGAAGAAGGTTCGAGGAAGGACGTGTCCGTGCCCATCACCACCGAGACCACCGGTCGGCGGGGAACGCCGCTGCGGCTGGGGGACCGGGTCTTCTCCGGTGCGTCGACCGGGGCCGGCGTGCTGATCCTGGTCGTGCTGGCGGGGGTGGCCGCGTTCCTGCTCGTCGAGGCCTGGCCCGCCGTCACCGCGCCGGCCGAGGACATCCCCGGCGGCGAGGGCGTCGCGCTGTACGTGTGGCCGCTGCTGTTCGGCACGCTGCTGTCGGCCCTGCTCGCCCTGGCGATCGCCGCACCGCTGTCGGTGGCGATCGCGCTGTTCATCACCCAGTACGCGCACCGCCGCGTGGCCACCACGCTGGGCTACGTCATCGACCTGCTGGCCGCCGTGCCGAGCATCATCTTCGGTCTGTGGGGCGTCTCCCAGCTGGCACCGCTGACCGTGGACCCCACCGGCTGGCTCGCGGAGAACCTCGGCTTCATCCCGCTGTTCGAAGGGCCGGCGTCCTCCACCGGACGCACGATGCTCACCGTCGCGCTGGTGCTGGCCATCATGATCCTCCCGATCAACACGGCTGTGGTCCGTGAGGCGTTCCGGCAGACGCCGCGGCTGCACGAGGAGGCGTCCTGGGCACTGGGCGCGACGCGCTCGGAGATGATCCGCATGTCCGTGCTGCCGTTCGGACGTTCGGCGATCATCGGCGGCTCCATGCTCGGACTGGGCCGGGCGCTCGGCGAGACGATGGCCGTGGCCATGGTCCTGTCCACCTCGGGCGGAGTGACCTTCAACCTGATCAGCAACGGCAATCCGTCGACGATCGCCGCCAACATCGCGCTGCAGTTCCCCGAGTCGACGGGCATCAAGGTCAACGCCCTCATCGCGTCCGGGCTCGTGCTCTTCGCCGTGACCCTCGCGGTCAACATGACAGCGCGCGCGGTGATCAACCGGCGGCGCGAATTCTCGGGAGCCAACTGATGCCCACCCCCACCTCCACCTCCACGAAGTCCACCGACCCCGACGAGCGCCACGCGCCGGCGTCCGAGCCGTTGACGCACGGAACCCTGCCCGCCGCGGGGCCGCCGCTGGTGCTTCTGGGGTCCCTCGTGGCGGCCGCCGTGCTGTGGCTGCTGGGCTGGAACCCGGCGGTCAGCGGCCTGGTCGCGGCGGTCGGCTACACCGCCGTCGTCTACGCCTGGTCCCGCGCGGTGGAGGAGGCGCGGGCCGCCCGGGACCGGCTGATCACCGCGGTCGTCTCCTCGGCGTTCCTGCTGGCGATGCTGCCGCTGATCTCGGTGCTGGCCACCGTCGTCAGCCGTGGCCTGACCCGCTTCGACGGCGAGTTCTTCACGCACTCGATGCGGGGCGTGGTCGCCGAGGGCGGCGGCGTCCACCACGCGATCTTCGGCACGCTCATCATCACCGGGCTGACGACGCTGATCTCCGTCCCGGTGGGCCTGCTGACGGCCGTGTACCTCGTCGAGTACGGGCGCGGCCGGCTCGCCCGCGCCATCACCTTCTTCGTCGACGTGATGACGGGCATCCCCTCCATCGTGGCCGGGCTGTTCGCCTACGCGCTGTTCGTGCTGTTCTTCGGGCCGGGCGTACGCATGGGCATCGCGGGCGCGGTGGCGCTCAGCGTGCTGATGATCCCCGTCGTGGTGCGCTCGGCGGAGGAGATGCTGAAGCTCGTCCCGAACGAGCTGCGCGAGGCGTCCTACGCGCTGGGCGTGCCGAAGTGGCGCACGATCCTGCGCATCGTGCTGCCGACGGCGCTGGCCGGCATCGCGACCGGCGTCACGCTGGCCATCGCGCGGGTGATCGGGGAGACGGCTCCCCTGCTGATCACCGTCGGCATCACGACGAGCGACAACTTCAACCCCTTCGACGGGCGCATGGCGACGCTCTCGGTGTTCTCGTACTACGAGTACGTCTCGCCCGGCGTACCGCCGGAGGCGTCGCTCGACCGGGCGTGGGCGGCGGCCCTCGTGCTGATCCTCATCGTCATGGCGCTCAACCTCGTGGCCCGGTTGATCTCCCGCCTCTTCGCGCCCAAGAGCGCGTGACGCAGCCCCGCGACCGGCGCCACCAGCACACCGACAAGGAAGAACCCCCGTGGCCACACGTATTGAGGTCTCCGGCCTCGACATCCACTACGACCGCTTCCTGGCCGTGCACGACGTGTCGATGGACATCGAGCCCCGGCAGGTCACCGCGCTGATCGGCCCCTCCGGCTGCGGCAAGTCCACGTTGCTGCGCGCGCTGAACCGCATGCACGAACTCGTCCCCGGCGCCCGGGTGAGCGGGAAGGTGGTGCTGGACGGCCAGGATCTCTACGGGCCGGATGTGGACCCGGTGCGGGTGCGGCGGCACGTGGGCATGGTCTTCCAGCGGCCCAACCCGTTCCCGACGATGTCCGTGTACGACAACGTCGCGGCCGGGCTGCGGCTGAACCACCGGCGCATGCCGCGCTCGGAGATGGACGGCCGCGTCGAGCGGTCCCTGCGGGCGGCCAACCTGTGGACGGAGGTCCGCGACCGGCTGCACCGCCCCGGCTCCGGCCTCTCCGGCGGACAGCAGCAACGCCTGTGCATCGCCCGGGCGATCGCCGTCGAGCCGGACGTCCTGCTCATGGACGAGCCGTGCTCGGCGCTCGACCCCATCTCCACGCAGGCGATCGAGGACCTCATCCTGGAGCTCAAGTCCAGCTACACCATCGTCATCGTGACGCACAACATGCAGCAGGCCCAGCGCGTCAGCGACACCACGGGCTTCTTCAACCTGCGGGCCGCCGGTGAGCCCGGCGTTCTGGTGGAGATGGCGGACACCGCCACCCTCTTCACCCGGCCCGCCAAGAAGGCCACGGAGGACTACGTCTCCGGCCGCTTCGGCTGACGCCGGTTGCGAGCCGGCGCCGTCCGTCCGAGGGCGTCCACCGAGCGTCTGACCCGCGCCCGGCGGACGCCCTCGGGGCATCGACACGAGGGGAGAACGTGCCGTGACAGCCAAGCGCACCGGGCCGGCGGTGGACGGCGCGCAGCCCGCCGCCGAGCCCGGGCCGGGCCCCGGCGGACTGGCGCTGGGCACCGACCCCGTCGTGCTGCTGGCGGACGCTGACGAAAGGATTCGCCAGGGCCTGACCGCCCACCTGGCCCACTACCGGGTGTCCGTCGTCCACTGCGCCGACGGGGCGAGCGCGCTGCTGGAGACCGGGCTGCGGCAGCCGGACGTCCTGCTGGTCTCCGCCCGACTGCCGGTGCTGGACGGCACGGACGTCCTCCGCGTCATCCGGCGGCGCACGGCAACCCCGGTGGTGCTCGGCGTCGGCCCGGACGACACCGGCCTGGTGGCCTCGGCGCTGGCGGACGGCGCGAGCGCGTGCGTCGCCCGCCCGTACCGGCCGCGCGAGGTCGCCCGGCTGCTCAGCCTGGCCGACGTGGGCGGCCGTGACCGGCTCCGGCCCCTCAGCTGCGGCCCGATCACCCTGGACCCGAGCACCTACGAGGTCCACGTGCACGGCACGCCAACGGCCCAACTCCCGCTGCGCGAGTTCCAACTGCTGCACCTGCTGATGCGCAACCCCCGCACGGTCATCACCCGGGCCCGCATCCGCTCCGAGGTGTGGGGCGACGAGGCCCAGCGGTCGAACACCATCACCGTGCACGTCCGGCGGCTGCGGGAACGGCTGGGCGACGACCCGCACCACCCGGAACTCATCCAGACCGTCCGCGGCGTCGGCTACCGCCTCGTCCCACCCGCCTGACGCGGCCTCCGGCGTCCGGACGAGACGGATCACCGGTAGGCGATCTCGGCCCACACCGTCTTCGTGAGGGCGTCCCGGCAGGCGTACCCCCAGCGTGCGGAGTAGACGGCGACGAGGAGCAGCCCCCGTCCCGATTCGGCGTCCGGTGTGGCCGCCGCGTTCACCGGGTGGACGAGGCCGCGTTCCGGCCGGGTGTCGGTCACCTCGACGCGCAGGACGCCCTCCGTCGGCAGGAGCAGCGTCAGCCTGAAGTCACGGCCGGGGACGGTGCCGTGGGCGACGGCGTTGGCCGCCAGTTCGTCCGTCACGAGGGCGACGGCGTACGCGGCGTCGGAGTGGTGCGGAAGGCCGGTCCACTCGGTGAACTGCTGCACGGCGAGCCGCCGCGCCAGCCGCACACCGCGACGGCTGCCGCTGAGCCGCAGCCCCAGTCGCAGGGGTTCGACGCGGCCGGTCCGGGAGGTGGTCTGTCGTTGAGTCACAGCGCCCAGCGTCGGGATCCGTGCATGCCCTGACCAGGGACGACGACCGTACCCGGACCGGAGGTACGGCGAAAACCCGGCGCCGACCCGGTGGTTGTACGGGTCTTGTACGGGTCGGTGTCCGTGCCCTGCCGGGGCGGGGCCCGTTGGTCCTGGTGCGGCGGGTCCACGGGCATCCGGGAGGAAGGGCGTGAGGAAAGTGCGGGATACACGCAACGGTCGCGCGACGCGGACGAAGGACCAGGGAGGCGAGCGGCCGGGGGCCTGGTCGGCGTACGGGCGGCTGCTCCAGCATCTGCGGAAGCGGGCGGGCCTCAGCCAGCAGGAGTTCGGTGAGGCCATCGGGTACTCGCTGGAGTTGGTCGCCTCGGTCGAGCAGGGACGGCGTCCGGCGAAGGCCGCGTTCACGGCGGCGGCTGAGCACGTCCTGGAGGCGCGGGGCGTGCTGGACGTGCTCCAGGACGAGGTGGACCGGGCGAAGTTGCCCCGGTTCTTCCGCAACTTCGCGGTCATCGAGGCGGAGGTCGTGAGCCGCTTCTCCTACGACCCGCTGCTTGTGCCCGGACTGTTGCAGACCGAGGCCTACGCGCGCGCCGTCTTCGCCGGTCACTGCCCGCCGCTCAGCGAGGAGACCATCGACCAGCACACCGAGGCCCGCCTCAGCCGACAGAAGCTCCTCACCCGCGACGACCCGCTGGCGGAACTCTCGTTCATCATCAGCGAGGAGGCGCTGCGTGACCCGGTGGGTGGACCGGACGTCATGCGCGGGCAGTGGCGGCAGCTCTTGGACATCGGGGCCCTGCGCAACGTGGAGGTGCAGGTCATGCCTGGCCGTTCAGGAGTACACCCGGGCAGAAACGGCCCGTTCGTCGTGCTTGAGACCAGTGAGCATCAGCACCTCGGATACATCGAATCGCATGAAGTCGGCTGTGTGATCCGAGATCCGGCAGAGGTCAGCGCCTTCGGGATGCGGTATGGCAAGCTGCGGTCGCAGGCCCTCAACGGCAGGGATTCAGCGCAGCTCATCCAACAGCTGATCGGAGAGACATGAGCGTGGAGCGGGTAACCCGGAACGCCGACAGGCTTCTCTGGTTCAAGAGCAGCTACAGCGGCTCCGGCGGCGGGGACTGCGTCGAGGTCGCGGCTGACGGCGACGCCGTCTACGTCCGTGACTCCAAGGCGGCGGCGAACGGACCCGTCCTCCGCGTCAGCCAGGACACCTGGGCCGCCTTCATGAGCCACACGGCGACCGCATAGGGCTCAGCACACGCGCGACCGCCCCCACCGGACGGTGGGGGCGGTCGTGTTCGGCCGCAGCGGGCCGCTCCGCACGCCGGGGAGACGCCGGGCAGCGGGGCGACGGGTCCCGACGACTCGGACGGCCGACGTGCGACGCGGGCCGGGGGCCGAAGCCGTTACGGCAGCGGCGGGTACGCGTTGCCCATCAGCTCCTGGAACTGGGCGGAGAACCAGTGCCCGGAGACGGGAGCGTCCGGAAGGGCGCCCGAGAGGTTGCCGCCGTTGCGGGGGTTACCGGTGTACGTGGGGTCGCACATGCGGTCGAAGCCCTTGCCCTCGTCGTTCGGGATCTCCCGGCTGGACCCGTCGGACTCCCCCGGCGGCTTCATCCACACGTAGGCGTCGATGCCGGGCTCCGGTGCGGCCTGCGGCCGTTCGCCGAGTCCGGCTCCCTGCTGGTTGCACCAGTTGCCGATGTGGATGCGGCGGTCGTAGCGGCCACCGTCCACGTAGGCGTCGACGCTGGTCGTCGCGCCGGGGCCGGTGGGTCGGTCGGCGCCGCCCCAGCCGTTGCGGGAGGTGTCGATCAGCATGCCGATGTTGGCGTCGAAGCCGACGGAGACCAGTTCCTGGCGGAAGGCCTGGGCGAACGAGAGCTCGTCGACGTAGCGGTTCCAGTCGACCCACTGCGACTGGCGCACCGACGTTCCGGCCACCTGGTCGTCGACGGAGAAGTTCTCCTCGCGCAGGGCGCTGTAGTTGGCGGTGTTGGTGATGAAGCCGTGCACGTCGTCCACGGTCGCGCCCTCGGCGGTGGCGGCCTCCTTGAAGACGTCCGCCGTGGCGCCGAAGTTGTCGTCCCAGCCGATCCAGCCGTGGTGGCCCGCGTCGACGTAGTTGTAGACGTGGGGGACGTCACCGAGCTGGTTGAGGGCGTAGCCGACGCCCTTCACGTAGTTGCCGTTGGCCTTCATCACGTCGCACTCGGGCGTCGCGGTGGGCCGGCTGCCCGTGTTCGTGACGAGGTTGGGGAGGGAGTCGATCTCCACCGTCGTGACGATGCGCAGGTCGGCGTACTTCTCCTCGCCGAGTATCGCGGCGATCGGGTCGATGTACTCGGTCTTGTAGCGGTCTATCTCGGTCGGCCCGAGCTCGCCGTTGGAGGCGAGTGCGGCGCAGTCGCGGCCGGGCAGGTTGTAGATGACGAGCTGGACGACGAGTTCGTCCGAGCCCTTCTGCTCCAGTGCCGCGTCGAGGTGGTCGCGCAGGCCCATGCCGCCGTTCACGCCGTCGATGGCGGCGATGCGGTCGAGCCAGACGCCGGTGGGCTGGTCGGCGATGCGGTCGCCGCCCGGCTCGGCGGCGGCGTTGGCGGACCACTCGGGGTTCACGTACACCTTGGCGCCGCTGTACGGGTTGTCGACCCGGTCGCCCGGGGGCGGGTCGGTCGGGTCCGGCGGGTCGGTGGGCCCGCCGGAGTCGACGTTGCACGTCGTCCCGTTCAGGGTGAACGTGTCGGGGATCGCGTTGCTGCCGCTGTACCCGGCCTGGAAGCCGAAGCTCACCGACCCGCCGGTGCCCAGTTGGCCGTTGTAGGACTCGTTGGTGGCGCTGACCTCGGCACCGGACTGGCTGAGCCGGGCGTTCCAGCCGTTCGTGATCGTCTGGTTCCCGGCGTAGGTCCACCCGACCGCCCAGGACGTCACGGGTGCGGCGTTGTTGGTCAGGGTCACCGAGGCGGTGAAGCCGGTGTCCCACTCGTTCTGCACCTCGTAGTCGACGGTGCAGGGGACTGCGGCCGTTCCGGGGCCTGATGGGGCGACGGCGAGCGCCGTCCCGGTGGCGCCGGCGACCATCGCCATGGCGGCGAGGAGCGCGGTTCTGGTGCGGTTCATGAGTGCGGATCTCCCCTACGTGTATGCGTGTTGCCGTACGGATGACATGCCTGAACGGAGCTGTGTGCGTGGCGCGGAGAGAGCGGTGACGCCTTCCGGAGACCTTTCCGGCGCATCACCGGTGGGAGCGCACACGGAGGCGCACCACCCTTGACGTTGTGGACTGTCGGGCGTCGCAACCGTGGAACATGCGCCTTGAGAGCGCTCCCACTCATCGAAAGGTAGAGCACGCCTGTTCATCGCGGCCAGAGTCGGTACCGGGGACGACCGTTAGGGCAGCGTTATCCGCGCGACAGCCGCGGGTTATCCCCGGGCTCGGCGCATCGCGCGGACCGGCGCGGCCACCCCGCGTCCTGACGCCCCGTCGACGGACGGCGACCCCTGCCGGCGACCCCTGCCGGTGGCCCCTGGCGACGACCCCTGCCGGTGACCGGCTTCGCTGACCTACCGTGCACGCATGACCACGGTTCTCGTCGTCGAGGACGACGTACTCGTCCGCGAGGCACTCGCCCGCTCGCTGACGTCGGCCGGCTACCGCGTGACCTCCGTCGGCACCGCGATGGAGCTGATGCGGCGGCTCGTCCCGCCCCTGCCCGACCTCGTCGTCCTCGATCTCGGCCTGCCCGACCTCGACGGCGGACAGGTCCTGCGGATGATGCGGGCGATCAGCCGGGTCCCGGTCATCATCGCGACGGCCCGCAGCGACGAGTCGGAGATCATCCGGCTGCTGCGCGACGGGGCCGACGACTACGTGACCAAGCCGTTCTCCGGGGAGCAGCTCGCGGCCCGCGTCCAGGCGGTGCTGCGCCGCTCGGGGCAGGCACCGCCGGACACCCTCACGGCCGGGGACCTCGTCATCGACCTGGCGCGGCGGCGGGTGACGCTGGGCGGCTCGCGCGTGGACCTGAACCGACGGGAGTTCGACCTGCTCGCGTACCTGGCGCGGCGGGACGGCGCGGTGGTCACCCGCAGAGAGCTGCTGACCGAGGTGTGGCGGGGCAGCGACGTGTACGACCGCACCATCGACGTCCACGTGTACTGG contains the following coding sequences:
- the pstS gene encoding phosphate ABC transporter substrate-binding protein PstS, whose protein sequence is MKRSTRSRILALSTAAVLSLSLAACGSSNESDDDNGGGGGSESSLSGTLSGAGASSQDAAQQAWMAGFQEANPDVTVNYDPIGSGGGREQFLAGGSDFGGTDAYLDDEEVAKATERCGELIEIPAYVSPIAVVFNVEGVEELNLKPGTIAQIFDQKITKWDDPAIAEDNPDVELPDTAISPVNRSDESGTTENFVEYLSATAGDDWPHEVSGDWPVAGGEAAQGTSGVVQAVTNGTGTIGYADASQAGDLGTVNVGVGGEFVGYSPEAAAKVVEVSDRVEGRGEYDFAYDLARDTTEAGTYPIVLVSYAMACSTYEDEQTAELVQAYLAYMVSEEGQAAAAEAAGSAPLSDTLREQAEKAIEAISAG
- the pstC gene encoding phosphate ABC transporter permease subunit PstC, translated to MPITTETTGRRGTPLRLGDRVFSGASTGAGVLILVVLAGVAAFLLVEAWPAVTAPAEDIPGGEGVALYVWPLLFGTLLSALLALAIAAPLSVAIALFITQYAHRRVATTLGYVIDLLAAVPSIIFGLWGVSQLAPLTVDPTGWLAENLGFIPLFEGPASSTGRTMLTVALVLAIMILPINTAVVREAFRQTPRLHEEASWALGATRSEMIRMSVLPFGRSAIIGGSMLGLGRALGETMAVAMVLSTSGGVTFNLISNGNPSTIAANIALQFPESTGIKVNALIASGLVLFAVTLAVNMTARAVINRRREFSGAN
- a CDS encoding trypsin-like serine peptidase; amino-acid sequence: MPAARTARRPALALTAALAALALAATACGPDDADTDAKAGVSASPAAEGGEKDPGLGLPDELPDDLPDSLRDLEGWKKGGWEDWDKDGWLRDAQDFVNPYIEGLWDTGRMQEAEDHHKEVSEEDLASSSARTGTDPAPAAVEASEVDRPYHRHAAPVGKVFMDTPSGPMVCSGTVVKDPNNPGRSNLVATAGHCVHGGGDAGWFRNIMFVPSYNDRGRAPEQVTGAPSHEVAPYKMWWADWAQTTSYWIERGDALRGDAGASQDFAVLHVEPEDGSGKSLEETVGSALPINFDAPGPDELAGLSSYGYPAAPPYDGALMYTCTDRPGRLTVDPEQPAMYRIGCTMTGGTSGGGMYIAGPDGKAELVSVNSIGPRPATWLAGPYLGASAEGVFSAISEKFAGQG
- the panD gene encoding aspartate 1-decarboxylase; its protein translation is MMRTMFKSKIHRATVTEADLHYVGSVTVDADLLDAADLLPGELVHIVDVTNGARLETYTIAGERGSGVIGINGAAAHLVHPGDLVILISYAQLDDAEARTYTPRVVHVDVDNRIVELGEDPSAPVPGGDTVRSPFAHV
- a CDS encoding trypsin-like serine peptidase encodes the protein MSSTRTTARRRTALAAVAAVTVLTVTATACGPDEAPDSDAKPAASEAADSGSRDLGLPKDLPFSLDDLKRWKEGEWDNWEPDGWLGDAKDFINPIIEDLWDRERMKDAEEPEREVDEDEIDGTPDGDGEGATEDEGATDPEPPVVEAADVPTPYTDGAAPYGKVFMDTPQGQMVCSATVVKDPANPGKSDLVATAGHCVHGGEGKGWFRNVVFVPGFNHKGLPAEQLETAPEEDVLPHGIWWAAEAATTEYWRSAGAERGGAGAQQDFAVLKVSPEEGGSETSLEETVGSAVAINFSLPQVSTLPELTVRGYPAAPPFDGSSMFSCTGAAGRLTIDPEQPTMYRVGCTMTGGSSGGGWVAPGPDGDDQLYSVTSIGPLTATWLAGPRLGPEAKAVFDSLSS
- the pstB gene encoding phosphate ABC transporter ATP-binding protein PstB encodes the protein MATRIEVSGLDIHYDRFLAVHDVSMDIEPRQVTALIGPSGCGKSTLLRALNRMHELVPGARVSGKVVLDGQDLYGPDVDPVRVRRHVGMVFQRPNPFPTMSVYDNVAAGLRLNHRRMPRSEMDGRVERSLRAANLWTEVRDRLHRPGSGLSGGQQQRLCIARAIAVEPDVLLMDEPCSALDPISTQAIEDLILELKSSYTIVIVTHNMQQAQRVSDTTGFFNLRAAGEPGVLVEMADTATLFTRPAKKATEDYVSGRFG
- the pstA gene encoding phosphate ABC transporter permease PstA; amino-acid sequence: MPTPTSTSTKSTDPDERHAPASEPLTHGTLPAAGPPLVLLGSLVAAAVLWLLGWNPAVSGLVAAVGYTAVVYAWSRAVEEARAARDRLITAVVSSAFLLAMLPLISVLATVVSRGLTRFDGEFFTHSMRGVVAEGGGVHHAIFGTLIITGLTTLISVPVGLLTAVYLVEYGRGRLARAITFFVDVMTGIPSIVAGLFAYALFVLFFGPGVRMGIAGAVALSVLMIPVVVRSAEEMLKLVPNELREASYALGVPKWRTILRIVLPTALAGIATGVTLAIARVIGETAPLLITVGITTSDNFNPFDGRMATLSVFSYYEYVSPGVPPEASLDRAWAAALVLILIVMALNLVARLISRLFAPKSA